In a single window of the Melioribacteraceae bacterium genome:
- a CDS encoding thermonuclease family protein, producing the protein MKNYLYHYKAKVTEVYDGDTCTVEIDLGLHTFIKGEKVRLNRINAPEVKGNEKEKGILSRDFLREKILGKDVILATLKDKNEKYGRYLGEIFLNDEHGEMMNINDLLVEKGFAVYQQY; encoded by the coding sequence ATGAAAAATTATCTTTATCACTACAAAGCAAAAGTTACTGAAGTTTATGATGGCGACACTTGTACTGTTGAAATTGATCTTGGACTCCATACATTCATTAAAGGGGAAAAGGTAAGGCTAAACCGCATCAACGCTCCCGAAGTTAAAGGTAATGAAAAAGAGAAGGGAATATTATCAAGAGATTTTTTAAGGGAAAAGATATTAGGAAAAGATGTTATCCTTGCCACGCTCAAAGATAAAAATGAAAAATATGGAAGATATCTTGGTGAAATATTTCTAAATGATGAGCATGGTGAAATGATGAACATTAATGATCTTTTGGTAGAAAAAGGATTTGCGGTTTATCAGCAGTATTAA
- a CDS encoding EamA family transporter, with translation MNKDKSSAYLSLFSIYIVWGTTYLAIRIGVEDLPPVLFAGLRWFIAGPIMFLFLAFRKYKLPTPNDIIHLSISGILMLGVGNGFVVFAEQYISSGLAALLITTTPFWMVGIESLLPGKSKPNLIVMLGIVVGLIGVILIFGSDFKELFKPENILGVVSILLAVIGWAGGTIYSKYKKVSIAPLMGAAVQMSIAGIVMTLFGISIGEIKAIQFSSEGLIAFFYLVAVGSWIGYGSYIYALNHLPVSLVSTYAYVNPVIALFLGWLILDEQITTSVIVAAIVIFAGVLLVKKGSENYTPQKN, from the coding sequence ATGAATAAAGATAAATCAAGTGCTTATCTCTCTCTTTTTTCTATTTATATTGTTTGGGGAACTACTTATCTGGCAATAAGAATTGGTGTTGAAGATTTGCCCCCTGTATTATTTGCAGGGCTCCGCTGGTTTATTGCTGGTCCAATTATGTTTTTATTTTTAGCTTTTAGAAAGTATAAACTTCCTACTCCAAATGATATTATTCATCTCTCAATTTCTGGAATATTAATGCTCGGTGTAGGCAATGGTTTTGTAGTATTTGCCGAACAATACATATCAAGCGGACTCGCCGCATTATTGATTACTACCACTCCATTTTGGATGGTTGGCATTGAATCACTTCTTCCCGGAAAAAGCAAACCCAATTTAATCGTAATGTTGGGAATTGTTGTTGGCTTAATTGGTGTGATTTTAATTTTTGGAAGCGATTTTAAGGAACTATTCAAACCAGAAAATATTTTGGGAGTAGTTTCAATCCTTTTAGCTGTTATTGGTTGGGCGGGCGGTACAATTTATTCTAAATACAAGAAAGTTTCGATTGCCCCATTAATGGGGGCTGCTGTTCAAATGTCTATTGCTGGAATAGTAATGACTTTGTTTGGAATTTCAATAGGTGAAATAAAAGCAATACAATTTTCGAGTGAAGGACTAATTGCATTTTTCTATTTAGTTGCTGTTGGTTCGTGGATTGGTTATGGCTCTTATATTTATGCGTTAAACCATTTACCGGTATCTCTAGTATCAACTTATGCTTATGTAAATCCTGTGATAGCTCTCTTTTTAGGCTGGCTAATTTTAGATGAACAAATAACCACATCAGTTATTGTTGCGGCTATAGTAATATTTGCCGGAGTTCTTTTAGTTAAGAAGGGAAGCGAGAATTACACTCCCCAAAAAAATTAA
- a CDS encoding bifunctional 3-deoxy-7-phosphoheptulonate synthase/chorismate mutase, translated as MAQRKKDIAVLREKINKIDSGLIKLLAERRLLSKDIGIAKETSQSPIRDPKREADLLERLIKAGKKAGLDTHFLTKVFYEIIDDSVRIQQSFVQARLNQKSDKRRTIKIAFQGIEGSYSYLAAKKFFSLNNYDLHSIYKKRFDEVVEAAEKGEADYAILPIENTTSGGINEVYDLLVHTTLSIVGEEKFQVKHCLVALDDIPYRKIKKIYAHYQAAAQCSKFLENIPGAAIEYFADTAMSVVKVKEDGNPAYAAIASEEAAKLYKLKILERNIANQSENFTRFLIAARKPIEVDDRVRCKTSIVMATSHTPGSLVEALSVFRKYNVNLTKLESRPIIGNPWEEMFYLDFEGNINSELVQSVFDELGQHTRFMKVLGTYPAQSLEKTKFDFPKIIAEEDVKNKKGGENKVVAISKKSKSYKLASRDYKSEDTIIKVRGVEIGGNGFVVMAGPCSVENKDMIMNCAQEAKEHGAQILRGGCFKPRTSPYSYQGGGLEALNNLVEAGKYYDMPVITEVMDTEHVIEVAKTSDILQIGARNMQNFALLKEVGKVHRPVLLKRGLMSSIDEWLNSAEYILAQGNRQVILCERGIRTFETATRNTLDLSAVLVLKELSHLPIIVDPSHAVGQRDKVVPLAKAAKVVGAHGVMIEFHPDPPKALSDGEQSLYFDQFEEMMKELYQLQK; from the coding sequence ATGGCACAGCGCAAAAAGGATATCGCGGTTTTACGCGAAAAAATCAATAAAATTGATAGTGGATTGATAAAATTACTCGCCGAAAGGAGACTCTTGAGCAAGGATATTGGTATTGCCAAGGAGACTTCTCAAAGTCCCATCCGTGACCCAAAAAGGGAAGCCGATTTACTCGAAAGATTAATTAAGGCTGGGAAGAAAGCCGGTTTGGACACCCATTTTCTCACAAAAGTTTTTTATGAAATTATTGATGACTCGGTTAGAATTCAACAAAGCTTCGTTCAAGCAAGACTGAATCAAAAATCGGATAAGAGAAGAACTATCAAAATCGCTTTCCAGGGAATTGAAGGTTCATACAGCTATCTTGCCGCCAAAAAGTTCTTTTCACTCAATAATTATGATTTACATAGTATATATAAAAAGAGATTCGATGAAGTTGTTGAAGCCGCTGAAAAAGGGGAAGCTGATTATGCGATATTACCAATTGAAAATACGACTTCAGGGGGAATTAATGAAGTTTACGATTTACTGGTTCATACAACTCTCTCAATTGTTGGGGAAGAAAAGTTTCAGGTAAAACATTGTTTAGTTGCCCTTGATGATATACCTTATAGAAAAATTAAAAAAATATATGCTCATTATCAGGCTGCAGCTCAGTGTAGTAAATTTTTAGAAAATATACCGGGTGCAGCAATTGAATATTTTGCCGATACAGCAATGTCTGTCGTTAAAGTAAAAGAGGATGGGAATCCCGCCTATGCGGCAATAGCAAGTGAGGAAGCCGCTAAACTTTATAAGCTAAAGATTTTAGAAAGAAACATAGCCAATCAATCAGAAAATTTTACCCGCTTTTTGATTGCAGCCAGAAAGCCAATTGAAGTTGATGACAGAGTGAGATGCAAAACCTCAATTGTAATGGCAACATCACATACACCCGGTTCATTGGTAGAAGCTCTTTCCGTTTTTCGAAAGTATAATGTAAACCTTACTAAACTTGAATCGAGACCAATAATTGGTAATCCTTGGGAAGAAATGTTTTACCTGGATTTTGAGGGAAATATAAATAGTGAATTAGTTCAATCTGTTTTTGATGAACTTGGACAGCACACCCGGTTCATGAAAGTGTTGGGTACTTATCCAGCGCAATCGCTTGAAAAAACAAAATTTGATTTTCCAAAAATTATTGCAGAAGAAGATGTTAAAAATAAAAAGGGGGGAGAAAATAAAGTTGTTGCTATAAGTAAAAAATCTAAAAGCTATAAACTTGCTAGCAGAGATTATAAATCAGAAGATACAATTATCAAAGTTAGAGGTGTGGAAATTGGTGGTAATGGCTTTGTAGTCATGGCGGGTCCATGTTCGGTAGAAAATAAAGATATGATAATGAATTGCGCTCAAGAAGCAAAAGAGCATGGCGCTCAAATTTTAAGAGGCGGATGTTTTAAACCAAGAACTTCTCCGTATAGCTATCAAGGCGGCGGATTAGAAGCTCTCAATAATTTAGTTGAAGCGGGTAAATATTACGATATGCCAGTAATTACAGAGGTTATGGATACCGAACATGTTATTGAAGTCGCAAAGACTTCAGATATACTTCAGATTGGTGCTCGTAACATGCAAAATTTTGCTCTATTAAAAGAAGTTGGAAAGGTGCATAGACCGGTTCTATTAAAACGTGGATTAATGTCGTCAATAGATGAATGGCTTAATTCCGCTGAATATATTTTAGCACAAGGCAATAGACAGGTAATTCTTTGCGAGCGAGGAATAAGGACTTTTGAGACAGCAACAAGAAATACTCTTGATTTGAGCGCGGTCTTAGTTTTAAAAGAATTAAGTCATCTACCAATTATTGTTGATCCTTCACATGCTGTGGGTCAGCGAGATAAAGTTGTACCATTGGCTAAAGCCGCAAAAGTGGTTGGGGCTCATGGCGTTATGATTGAATTTCATCCGGATCCACCAAAAGCGTTGAGCGACGGTGAGCAATCTTTATACTTCGATCAATTTGAAGAGATGATGAAAGAACTTTATCAGCTACAAAAATAA
- a CDS encoding mechanosensitive ion channel, with the protein MIEQLKNIINDNKFFNNELKYVAIILLAFLAYLLFRRVLIPLLKKVAKKTTTAFDDILFQKKVLHRFSLLAPIIVLKSFTYLLPLLKPFLDTLFSISLSLVITFTIGAILGTVSEYLQQLEKFKERPIKAYIQIVIIIVYSVGFVYTFGLAIGSSPMQIITGLGVFTAVIALLFKDPILSFVASIQITSYDLIKVGDWIEVPKYNADGDVIDVSLSVVKIQNFDKTITSIPTYKLIEDSFKNWRGMKIAGARRIKRSVFIDQATIKFCDDEMIDKFEKIKLISEYIKIKKAELADYNKNIEQSAELVINQRRLTNIGTFRAYLMEYLKQRNDLRKDFTFIVRQLEPGPEGLPIELYIFVDTTEWAVYENIQSDIFDQILAVVSQFDLGIYQRPSGKDFSSILTKEKI; encoded by the coding sequence ATGATTGAGCAATTAAAAAATATTATTAACGATAACAAGTTTTTTAATAATGAACTAAAGTATGTTGCAATTATCTTACTAGCATTTTTAGCTTATTTATTATTTCGTAGAGTTTTAATTCCATTACTAAAAAAAGTAGCAAAAAAAACCACAACCGCATTCGATGATATTCTATTTCAAAAAAAAGTACTCCACCGATTTTCTTTGTTAGCTCCAATTATAGTACTCAAGAGTTTCACATATCTGCTCCCCTTGCTTAAACCTTTTCTCGATACACTCTTTTCGATTTCATTATCCCTTGTAATAACATTTACAATTGGAGCTATACTCGGTACAGTTTCCGAATATCTTCAGCAGTTAGAAAAATTTAAAGAACGTCCTATAAAAGCATATATTCAAATAGTTATCATAATTGTTTATTCTGTTGGCTTTGTTTATACTTTTGGGTTAGCTATTGGGAGTTCACCAATGCAGATAATTACCGGCTTGGGAGTTTTTACTGCGGTAATTGCTTTACTTTTTAAAGACCCGATTCTTTCATTTGTTGCTAGCATACAAATTACCTCGTACGATTTAATAAAAGTTGGCGATTGGATTGAAGTTCCAAAATATAATGCAGATGGCGATGTCATCGATGTTTCATTGAGTGTTGTTAAAATTCAAAATTTTGACAAAACCATAACATCAATCCCAACATATAAATTAATAGAAGATTCCTTTAAGAATTGGCGGGGGATGAAAATTGCCGGTGCTCGGCGAATTAAAAGATCAGTTTTTATTGATCAGGCGACAATTAAGTTTTGTGATGATGAGATGATCGATAAGTTTGAAAAGATAAAACTCATTTCAGAATACATAAAAATTAAAAAAGCTGAATTGGCTGATTACAATAAAAATATTGAACAATCAGCAGAACTTGTTATAAACCAAAGAAGATTAACAAATATTGGTACATTCCGCGCATATCTGATGGAATACTTAAAACAAAGAAATGATTTGAGAAAAGATTTTACTTTTATTGTGCGTCAACTTGAGCCGGGACCTGAAGGTCTTCCAATTGAATTATATATTTTTGTTGACACCACAGAATGGGCAGTATATGAGAATATTCAATCCGATATTTTTGATCAAATACTAGCTGTAGTATCTCAATTTGATCTTGGAATATACCAGCGACCATCGGGCAAAGATTTTTCATCAATTTTAACGAAAGAAAAAATATGA
- a CDS encoding AMP nucleosidase — protein MKTKLEIAKNWLPRYTGTEIDDFGDYMLITNFQNYVEKFADIFNCDVNGEGRPMKTATNSKGLSIINYGMGSANAATVMDLLVARKPKAVLFLGKCGGLKRSTELGHFILPIAAIRGEGTSNDYLPAEVPALPSFKLHKFISNKIIHKKLEYRTGVIYTTNRRVWEWDKNFKNYLRRIGAIGIDMETATIFIVGYANQIARGALLLVSDLPMFPDGIKTEESDKAVTRRFVDMHLNIGIEAMTDLESKGEKIKHFTF, from the coding sequence ATGAAAACAAAACTTGAAATTGCTAAAAATTGGCTTCCCCGATATACTGGGACCGAAATTGATGATTTCGGTGATTATATGTTAATTACCAACTTTCAAAATTATGTTGAAAAATTTGCCGACATTTTTAATTGTGACGTGAATGGCGAAGGAAGACCAATGAAAACGGCAACAAATAGTAAAGGTCTTTCAATAATAAATTATGGAATGGGCTCCGCAAACGCTGCTACAGTAATGGATTTATTAGTTGCAAGGAAACCTAAAGCAGTATTGTTTCTTGGTAAATGCGGCGGATTAAAAAGATCAACAGAATTAGGCCATTTCATACTTCCGATTGCCGCTATCAGAGGTGAAGGAACCAGTAATGATTATCTCCCGGCAGAGGTTCCGGCACTGCCTTCATTCAAACTTCATAAATTTATTTCAAATAAAATTATTCACAAGAAGTTGGAATATAGAACCGGGGTAATTTATACTACAAATAGAAGAGTTTGGGAGTGGGACAAAAATTTTAAAAATTATTTACGCAGGATTGGGGCAATAGGAATAGATATGGAAACAGCTACTATTTTTATTGTTGGTTATGCAAATCAAATTGCGAGAGGAGCTCTCCTACTTGTTTCTGATTTACCGATGTTTCCTGATGGAATCAAAACAGAAGAATCGGATAAGGCAGTTACAAGGAGATTTGTAGATATGCACTTAAATATTGGTATTGAGGCAATGACCGATTTAGAAAGTAAAGGAGAAAAGATAAAACATTTTACTTTTTAA
- a CDS encoding cupin domain-containing protein translates to MITKRNIFLDIPDNLRDEYFEEIFSGDQFKLERIISKGHKSPPDFWYDQDKNEFVMLISGSAEISFENEPAIQLVKGDYLIIPSHKKHRVEKTDPVHPTIWMALHFK, encoded by the coding sequence ATGATTACAAAAAGAAACATATTTCTTGATATACCCGACAATTTAAGAGATGAATATTTTGAAGAAATCTTTTCTGGGGATCAATTCAAATTGGAGAGAATTATTTCGAAGGGGCACAAATCTCCTCCCGACTTTTGGTATGATCAGGATAAAAATGAATTTGTAATGCTGATTTCGGGCAGTGCCGAAATATCATTTGAGAATGAACCGGCAATTCAATTGGTTAAAGGAGATTATTTAATAATTCCATCTCACAAGAAACATAGAGTTGAAAAAACAGACCCGGTTCATCCGACCATATGGATGGCACTTCATTTCAAATGA
- a CDS encoding phosphatase PAP2 family protein, giving the protein MEFLESIDISIFYFINNTLSNKFFDKLFPFLTEVKHWYLVYLIAWLLAIIKGNRLVRISAIVVIIVITAADQFSSFFLKNLFERVRPCNVLSGVNVLTNCTGSFSFPSSHAVNNFAVAVFFTYLFPKQKWYFLTIAILMAFSRPYVGVHYPSDVVGGAIIGGVIGYIFALLTKWVDSLFGKRTKLTDKYERIEFK; this is encoded by the coding sequence ATTGAGTTTTTAGAAAGTATTGATATTTCAATTTTTTATTTTATAAATAATACATTATCGAATAAGTTCTTCGACAAGTTATTTCCCTTTCTCACAGAGGTTAAACATTGGTACCTTGTTTATCTTATTGCCTGGTTACTTGCAATAATAAAAGGTAATAGATTAGTGCGAATATCCGCAATAGTAGTAATTATTGTTATTACAGCGGCAGATCAATTCAGCAGTTTCTTTCTAAAAAATTTATTTGAGAGGGTAAGACCCTGCAATGTGCTATCCGGAGTAAATGTTTTAACAAACTGCACCGGTTCATTTTCATTTCCCTCTTCCCACGCGGTCAATAATTTTGCGGTAGCCGTTTTTTTTACATATCTATTCCCAAAACAAAAATGGTACTTTCTCACGATTGCAATATTGATGGCGTTTTCGAGACCATACGTAGGCGTTCATTATCCTTCCGACGTGGTAGGAGGAGCTATTATCGGCGGGGTAATTGGATATATATTTGCACTTTTAACAAAATGGGTTGATTCTCTTTTCGGTAAAAGAACTAAATTAACAGACAAATATGAAAGGATAGAGTTCAAATAA
- a CDS encoding secondary thiamine-phosphate synthase enzyme YjbQ, with protein MDIKTFTFPLTTKGKTDLTDITNHVTTIIKDSGFTEGSALIFVAGSTAGITTIEYEPGLIKDYPQFFEKIIPSNISYEHDKTWGDENGYSHIRASLQGASLTIPFTSSRPILGTWQQIIFIEFDHRPRNRNVIVQLTGK; from the coding sequence ATGGATATAAAAACATTTACATTTCCTTTAACTACAAAAGGAAAGACTGATCTCACCGATATAACAAATCATGTAACAACAATTATTAAGGATAGTGGATTTACAGAGGGGAGCGCACTGATATTTGTTGCCGGTTCAACGGCAGGAATCACAACCATAGAATATGAACCGGGATTGATAAAAGATTATCCTCAATTTTTTGAAAAAATAATTCCATCAAACATAAGCTATGAGCATGATAAAACTTGGGGGGATGAAAATGGCTATTCTCACATAAGAGCATCCTTACAAGGTGCGTCGCTCACAATTCCATTTACTTCCTCAAGACCGATATTGGGTACCTGGCAGCAAATTATTTTCATTGAATTTGATCATCGACCTAGAAATAGAAATGTAATAGTGCAATTAACTGGAAAATAA
- a CDS encoding LOG family protein, whose product MTIEKYITVFGSSIPKEGDAEYEVAYKLGKVLGANGFGICSGGFQGIMDAVSKGAIESGSRAIGVTLNIYNSIPSKYLSENIVCSSLFERLNKLIEIGDGYIVLQGGTGTLLELALVWEYINKNMLEEKPFACHGKIWNEIVPIMEKQIESEKRKTGLCKCFENVEDCADHIMKSLKNKKPH is encoded by the coding sequence ATGACAATTGAGAAATATATTACTGTTTTTGGCAGCTCTATCCCTAAAGAGGGAGATGCTGAGTATGAAGTTGCCTATAAATTGGGTAAAGTTTTGGGTGCTAATGGATTTGGTATTTGTTCAGGAGGATTTCAAGGAATTATGGATGCGGTTTCGAAGGGTGCAATTGAAAGTGGAAGCAGAGCAATTGGGGTTACTCTAAATATCTATAATTCGATACCCAGCAAGTATTTATCTGAAAATATTGTATGCAGCAGTTTATTCGAACGACTAAATAAGCTTATTGAGATTGGCGACGGATATATCGTTTTGCAGGGAGGTACAGGCACTCTTTTAGAACTCGCCTTAGTTTGGGAGTACATAAATAAAAATATGCTTGAAGAAAAACCTTTTGCATGTCACGGTAAAATATGGAATGAAATTGTTCCGATTATGGAAAAGCAGATTGAAAGTGAAAAAAGAAAAACCGGATTATGTAAATGTTTTGAAAATGTTGAAGATTGCGCAGATCATATAATGAAATCTTTAAAAAATAAAAAGCCGCATTAA
- a CDS encoding response regulator, which translates to MSKTESHSRNSTTSEQKKHDFFKEEANKLLIEPFTALAWFTTFAGILALVFEVRYFSQLTTKVHLIYISRLSAVSIAFILLVVANTKLGKKHPVFLVHLLLLSIICSFGVMIYLIPNTLVFNSQLISLILFTASLFLSWEVSNQIFVAIYYNLVFGVSIVMNTKSVYLLPNIVESVILVIIISLMAIVASYINYKLRQDAAFKNFEVSLSEKKFRNLFENSAEGIFQFAKDGKFVTANPAFLKMLGFSTEEEIKKINFASDIFKRKSDWELLEKLLEKQGKVRNYRVPITKKDGSEITVRMNVRLSDEDDFANSFLEGSLQDITQQVLAEQDKQKALDALRLEKLKADTVAKKAQQESSFKSKFLASMSHEVRTPMNSVMGFLTLIENDLFESKEELKGFAKDARTSAESLLDIINGILDISKIEAGKMDLDIYEFNLENELKKVNSIITQPAKNKGLAYEVFIDPTIPVKLFGDSTRIRQIVINLLSNAVKFTEVGKVSLSVNVQSRSDEHVDLLFVVQDTGHGIPSEKVNLLFEPYVQVKTKKGSKEGTGLGLVIAKEFVKLMHGQISVESKVGFGTKFTFNIKLRLNMDAKIAETEIEHSQVSNKNEPVQSLIDLTEKPVEQKKKKKLLLVEDNPISQNLELKILREVGYDVDAVSTGQDAIDHVVTENYNLVLMDVEMTDMDGIAATKKIRDLRSSASRIPIIAVTAHSSMKDRERCLAAGMDDYIAKPINIHFLKITIDQWLNSGR; encoded by the coding sequence GTGAGTAAAACGGAATCACACTCAAGAAATAGCACCACTTCCGAGCAAAAAAAACATGATTTTTTTAAAGAGGAAGCTAATAAACTCTTGATTGAGCCATTTACCGCTCTAGCCTGGTTCACTACTTTTGCAGGTATTTTAGCACTGGTTTTTGAGGTTCGTTATTTTAGTCAACTCACTACTAAAGTACATCTAATATATATATCCCGCCTATCAGCTGTTTCTATAGCGTTTATACTTTTAGTTGTAGCAAATACAAAACTGGGCAAAAAACATCCGGTTTTTTTAGTCCACCTGCTTTTACTTTCAATAATTTGCTCTTTCGGTGTGATGATTTATCTCATTCCAAATACACTGGTATTTAATTCACAATTGATAAGTCTTATACTATTTACTGCTTCTTTATTCCTGAGCTGGGAAGTGAGTAATCAAATTTTTGTAGCTATTTATTACAATCTCGTCTTCGGGGTTTCAATTGTAATGAATACTAAGAGTGTATATCTACTTCCCAATATTGTCGAATCTGTAATCCTCGTTATAATTATAAGTCTGATGGCAATTGTGGCAAGTTATATAAATTATAAATTAAGGCAGGATGCAGCATTTAAAAACTTTGAGGTATCGCTCTCCGAAAAAAAATTCAGAAATTTGTTTGAAAACTCGGCTGAAGGAATTTTTCAATTTGCTAAGGATGGGAAATTTGTTACAGCAAACCCCGCTTTTTTAAAAATGCTTGGTTTTTCAACCGAAGAAGAGATTAAAAAAATAAACTTTGCCAGCGATATTTTTAAGAGAAAAAGCGATTGGGAACTGCTTGAAAAACTTCTTGAAAAGCAGGGCAAGGTTAGAAACTATAGGGTTCCAATTACTAAAAAGGATGGTTCCGAAATAACTGTGCGAATGAATGTGAGATTGAGCGATGAAGATGATTTTGCAAATTCTTTTTTGGAAGGAAGTCTGCAGGATATAACTCAACAAGTACTGGCAGAACAGGATAAACAAAAAGCTCTTGATGCTCTTCGTCTCGAAAAACTAAAGGCGGACACTGTTGCTAAAAAAGCTCAGCAGGAAAGCAGCTTCAAATCCAAATTTTTAGCAAGCATGAGCCATGAAGTCCGTACGCCAATGAATTCCGTGATGGGATTTTTAACATTAATAGAAAATGATCTATTTGAAAGTAAAGAGGAATTAAAAGGTTTCGCTAAGGATGCTCGAACCTCGGCAGAATCATTATTAGATATAATAAATGGAATTTTGGATATATCTAAGATTGAAGCTGGAAAAATGGACCTGGATATTTATGAGTTCAATCTTGAAAATGAATTAAAAAAGGTCAATTCTATAATTACCCAGCCGGCAAAAAATAAAGGTCTTGCCTATGAGGTTTTCATTGATCCAACCATTCCTGTAAAACTTTTTGGCGATTCTACCAGAATCCGTCAGATTGTAATTAATCTATTAAGTAACGCCGTTAAATTCACAGAGGTTGGAAAAGTATCCTTGTCTGTCAATGTTCAATCACGGTCAGATGAACATGTTGATTTACTATTTGTGGTTCAAGATACAGGTCACGGTATCCCAAGTGAAAAAGTTAATTTGCTATTTGAACCTTATGTGCAAGTTAAAACCAAAAAAGGTTCCAAAGAGGGAACCGGTTTAGGATTAGTTATCGCGAAGGAATTTGTTAAACTAATGCATGGTCAAATTTCGGTTGAAAGTAAAGTTGGATTTGGCACAAAGTTTACGTTTAATATAAAGCTTAGATTAAACATGGACGCAAAGATTGCGGAGACAGAAATTGAACACTCACAAGTAAGCAACAAAAACGAGCCAGTTCAATCGCTAATTGATTTGACTGAAAAACCAGTGGAACAGAAAAAGAAAAAGAAACTGCTTCTTGTTGAGGACAATCCAATTTCTCAAAATCTCGAATTAAAAATTTTAAGAGAAGTTGGATATGACGTTGATGCTGTATCTACTGGCCAAGATGCAATTGATCATGTGGTCACCGAAAACTATAACCTGGTTTTGATGGATGTAGAAATGACCGATATGGATGGAATTGCCGCAACTAAAAAAATACGTGATTTGAGAAGTAGCGCATCCAGAATACCGATAATTGCGGTTACAGCTCATTCCAGTATGAAGGATCGGGAAAGATGTTTAGCTGCAGGAATGGATGATTATATTGCTAAACCAATAAATATACATTTCCTGAAAATTACTATTGATCAGTGGCTAAACTCCGGCAGATAG
- a CDS encoding 4Fe-4S dicluster domain-containing protein — MKEISRRNFLKFAGVSSATVLAAGDKPVKAAPKNILADNRMGALVDTTTCIGCRKCEWACKTAHDMPTPSIDTYADRMVFNKMRRPDDTALTIVNEYKNDAANQFPINVKFQCMHCDRPACVSACIVGAFTKEENGAVIWDTDKCIGCRYCMVACPFQIPAFEFSEVLKPDIKKCDFCFDRTQQGLIPACSEICPMEVITYGRRKDLIDAAHQKIKNYPDRYLNHVFGEEEVGGTSWLYLASKDFNKIGFPKLGKDPAPGVSEAIQHGIFAYFVPPIALYALLGGVMWINKNKKISDEEKEL; from the coding sequence ATGAAAGAAATATCCCGACGAAATTTTTTAAAGTTTGCCGGAGTTAGCTCTGCAACAGTTTTAGCCGCTGGTGATAAACCGGTGAAAGCGGCTCCAAAAAATATTTTAGCCGATAATCGAATGGGCGCTTTAGTTGATACAACAACTTGTATTGGGTGCCGCAAATGTGAATGGGCTTGTAAAACTGCTCACGATATGCCAACCCCTTCTATCGATACCTATGCTGATCGAATGGTCTTTAATAAGATGAGAAGACCCGATGATACGGCATTAACGATAGTAAATGAATATAAAAATGATGCTGCAAATCAATTCCCAATTAACGTAAAATTTCAATGTATGCATTGTGATAGACCAGCGTGTGTTTCGGCTTGTATTGTTGGGGCATTTACAAAAGAGGAAAATGGTGCAGTAATATGGGACACCGATAAATGTATTGGATGTCGTTATTGCATGGTTGCCTGCCCATTCCAAATTCCTGCTTTCGAATTTTCTGAAGTATTGAAACCCGATATAAAAAAATGTGACTTCTGTTTTGATAGAACCCAGCAAGGTTTAATACCTGCCTGCTCTGAAATTTGCCCGATGGAGGTTATCACTTATGGCAGAAGAAAAGATTTAATTGATGCCGCACATCAAAAAATTAAAAATTATCCCGATCGATATTTAAATCATGTATTTGGTGAAGAAGAAGTGGGAGGCACATCATGGTTGTATTTGGCTTCAAAAGATTTCAATAAAATAGGATTCCCAAAATTAGGAAAAGATCCAGCCCCCGGAGTTAGTGAAGCTATTCAACATGGAATTTTTGCATATTTCGTTCCTCCAATTGCACTTTATGCTTTATTAGGTGGGGTGATGTGGATTAATAAAAACAAAAAAATCTCAGATGAAGAGAAGGAGTTGTAA